The Arachis hypogaea cultivar Tifrunner chromosome 14, arahy.Tifrunner.gnm2.J5K5, whole genome shotgun sequence DNA window ACCTAGAATTATCCGTTCTGTCACCAAGAAGGAGTAAATACACAATTCTACTGGATGCGATATTTAAAACAATCTTTCTTCTAGACCGAATAGTAGAAGAAAGTCCATTACAAATAAATGCCTTACTACACCCACGATGCCCATAAACGAAGTAAAAACCACCAGAGTCTGTAATAACAGCATTGAGTATCTCATTGAATACTAATCTTTGCTTATGAGTCATCTTTTGTTCTGTATATAAGTTTGTATGAGTCAACTCATTTGTTTCATATGCTAATATTAGCTTATTCTGAAAAAGGCAAATATCAGACACCTCATGATATGGCATTGATTGATAGTCTGTTAAAGATCTCATATTGCTGTTGAGTATCTTCTCAATCTTAATAAGGCAGATGTTTTTTAATTCGTCATTAGTCATGCTTAGTCCTAGCAAAAGCACATGATggttttatgaaatatttaataagtaattctaaaataaaaagcattaatattattaataaaaataaagtaattagagaatataattttgatataaaaaaagaCATAGTGAAATACCTtgatttttaaatgtttttctcCTCTCGTATAGTATTTTGTCAACTAATAATGTCCAAGTTGCATTCTTAACACGATCTGGTTTGCTAACGCTATTAGATATCAGTAGCATCACAAATAGttttctcaattgatgaccaGATGCAAGTTTAGCTACCTCATTAATAGCTGCAATGAATTTTCTATCATCACACAATAGTCCCATGGAATAGCAAGCATCTTGGAAGTTAGAATATGTAATTCCATTAACTATCCTAATAGACTCATATGTTGTGCAACCTCTCTGAACAGTTAACAAAGTTCTCATATAGTAGATATCACTTGTATCCGGTGGAATATAATTTAACCGCCCGATAGAATACCCTCTTCTGCATGGATGTCATTCCCTTGCTTCTCTATCATGAATAAATTGTTTGGAAACTCAGCATACGTCAAAGTTTGACATGCTTCAAGTTCTGTGTTAGCCTCCATCCATTCTAAGAACATCgtacatttttcttcctcttcttccacgaTTTTCTCAAGATCGtcatctttaaagatgatattttgctCTCCAGGCAAATGAAAGGTTAATCTCATCACTAAAGGCTACCTCCGATGAATATCATAAGTCAAAGTTCTCCACACAGTCTCACATGCAAACAAATACCTACAATCATAAAATTGTTTATTCTCATCAATAATCTGAACATTCTCTCCACTAGAAGCTTCCTTTGAAACTCCAACTGCTACCCTGTCTGGACCTTTATTCACGTACTTAAACAAATATTTGATAGCATTtgacttgttgcagtactctacaaagtcaaaagtgaaaaataatttgtaaatcacatatttctattttaaaattattctaattttaaattcaaagaaATATTGAATCGAAAATTTCTCAAATTGAATTCTAATTTCAGCATAGTCCGTTCTGATACACATGTTAGAATTTGTCAAATCTATAGCAAAAGTTAAAATAACAGATAGAAGAGAACTATGTGTATCTCTAGTTTATGAAGCCAAGCAATTGAAAGATAATATTTATGTGAAGGTTTAGTACTAAAGAACACAAATCCCGTTAGCCGTCAAAATTGATGAAAGTATAGATCTTTTCTTTATAACATGTGTATACAGTAATTAAATCTTAACCATAAAAAATTTAGATcacaagagaaaaagaaaaaattgtagaatagaaataaagaaggaAGATTATGATAGTGTGGACGAAGCTCAACAATGGATCTTTATTTTTCATTGGAGTCCAATATGAACTCATTATATACCCAAAAAAAGACtgaatcatttttttttcttctacaaCTCCAAGACCTTTATAatattttatgattttggatttttttattattattttttttttgtgaaataaTTATTTGTccattatttcttaattttttttattgtttgtaTATCTTAAATTTCTTTTATACTAAAAAGTTTTAATCGAAAAGAAAGCATCACAATTTTACTTAAACAATTGTTCACAATTTTGGGTAAGATAAATCAACATTagcattattaattattacttatCATTTTTCATTAGTAATAATATGgcttaattgtaattaattttgtaataagAGTATGTAAAGAATAACCaccaaataaatattttttaggttttcattttaaaaaattaatgtgtATTACAATTAAACAACacctatataaaatatattaatatcatACTATTCGTTCTAGTGAACGGTAATTATAAGGTAACACACTGCATTttttaagtcacaaaaaaaaaaaaaaatgaaatacactgcattttattttttatagtgataattatatataagtttttgttaagtattaataaaattacaatgctttttaatttGTCCTTATTTTCCAACTAGAACTTATATGTTCCCGTCTTTACCGGGGTGCATCAGTATGGATGGTGTCATTATTTTTTGGAAAATTTGAATAGTAATTGTTGTCGAATGGGACCAAATCCAGGAGATTATTATTCCTCCATCACTAGAACAACTTGATGGATTGCGGAAAAATTGGCAGTGTTTTGCACATCTATCCTAGATTCTTAGGTGTATGTTATCTAGATTATAGTAATAATATagatttaattgtaattaattttatagtaagaatatatatataaagagtacatAGAGTGTAATTATCTAACAAACATTGTTTAggttttcattttaaaaaattttaagataaaagagagaaagagatgttAGTAATTCAACTTTAAGATAAAAGATAATTATAGGAGTAAACTTTATCATTCATTTATTTCAAATGTTAagaaaaataaactgaaaaaggtattttttcatatgagaaaaaaaattaaagtatctaatttttattaatacatTTAAATGTCCTTAATCCTAAATTTGTATCAGATTCTATTGATtataattaatcttaaaactttattttagtattttaaaaattaatcactagGGTACTTTAATGTTttcaaaatgaaattcaaattttaattaatacaatCAAATAATCCTAATTAATCCTatgatgttatttttaattttttaaattaatgctaAATACGTTTTGGTTAACGAACTTTTAtcggtattttaattttttttaaagttgaattttataatttctaatacaatcaaataactttaatttcaaaaggtTATTTTAATCAATGTAagattaattctaaaaaaatattttaatcctttaaaattaactaaaagggttagtctttttaatattaaatttgaatttctaatTACTAACACAATCGATCAATAATTTTAGTTAATGACTTGATGCTTAACGGGTATCTtagtatttcaaaaataaattaaaaattattttagtctttttataattaatcttcaaatattattttattcttttaaaaattaattacatggGTATTTTAATCattattgaaatttgaatttttttaatataggaGTATTTGTGAAATGAGTTTGATGTGGTATTTCCATGTTGCTGGTttcatgtattaattttttaaccaattctttttctattttcgtTCGAATTTTTCAACTAATCCTTTCCTATATTTTGCTTCTAAAAACAAAAAGTTCCGTAACCCCAACTCCAGAGTCCAGAGGCAACAAATAAAATCCGAAATAAACATTAGGGCCACTCTCAATAACGGAGCCCAATTAATGCTACTGGAAGTTACTAAAAATGGAATTTTTAGTGTATTAGCCATGAAAATGGAACCCAGTTGCAGCGTGCAATTTTGAAGAAGAGTCTCCAATTCCGGGTCGGGTTGGGTTAGGGGGGGGGTTTGGTCTGGGTCTTTTTAGGCACTAGacaatgaccaaaaaaaaaaaaactgtgactttcatgaataaaaagaaaaaaaagtgactTTGGAAAGCcttcttaagttttattttctttaatttttctttctcaGATTTAAAATTTGGATATTGATAATTGTTTTGAGGATAAGTTAAAACTGGGTTGTTTTTGGGTTTAAACGTGAGGTCCAGACTTCTTTTGATGCAACATCTAACTTCTTATGATATAGAGATGCCGCTGTTCGAGTTCCTCGTGAGAAGGTAGGGGTGGTATCTGCAAGGGACTCTAAtatttaagttagcaagggtttaaGCAGGTTTTAGCAGGTTTTTAATAGATTGGGCTTTAAATATACCTGATggtgttagtgtatttatagtagaatagatAACCACCTATCAGAGTAGTTCTACCTTTGAGagtggataaccgttccctttTGTTAGAAAAGTTGTTAAGATCCCCTTTCTAGATGAATAAGAGATATCTTAGGAGTCAGTTACTTATCTAGATAAGTAGGACTAGACTTATCGCTGTGTTCGATCTCTATAAGGTCGGGTAGGTCCTAGAGTGTGGTCTAGACTCTTGCTATGTAGACTGGGCTTTTAATCATTTTGGGCCTGGCTAAATTGTgggctagggtatgaacagtgcgcCTATTCAAGGTCGAGCTTTATGAAGTCGGACTCGAGCAATCAAATGGATCAAGTCGAAATGTTGAGTTGTAAAGAAGTAGTTTGTGGTATGAAGCTAAGGAGGTCGGTCAACTCAACATGATTTGAATGATGTGACATTTCTGTAACATTTCTCACTCAATAACTGTTTGCGCATCTTTTCCTTGCACTATCATTTTGCTGTAGTGTAGTTGTTACTTTGTCGTTTTGTAATCCGATATTACAAGTCATTTTTATGTTCTGTGCGACTTGCTCTCTTTATATGACTTGTTTTTGGCCAAGTCTTTTTTCTAGATCTGATTTGTACAACTCGTTCTTTCCGAGTTATTTAAAGCTTGTATGCTCTATATGACTGGTTTTAGCACATCTTGCTTAACCAAAGAATATTTTTTGACCTAGTTTTATACAACTCGTTCAGTTCGAATTGTTTTGAGATGCATGATTTAATGACCCGATTTTCAGCAGGTCCAGATCACTGTCAGTCGTCAGGTATTACTTCTTAGTAGCCCTATAATACTCTAGACTCGGTAATACTTACTACATATGAGCCTTTCGTACTAACGGAAGCGTATATGTtagcttatttttatcatatgtctTTCTTAACAAACCTATTAGCAATCTTCAGAgatatacaatataaaataaacaccAAACTAACAGCAAAATTAAATTAGTAACGAGATTACAGAAAACTCTCATGTATATATACATCTCAGGTTAGTTCGTACAAatttgacatatatatatatatatatatatatatatatatatatatatatatatatatatataactgacAACTTTTCAGATACTTGGTTCATATAGAAAAATTCCTAAACTGGTACTCggactaaagaaaagaaaatatcaagTCCTATCCCTCAAAAATACTACAAAAGTGAGGAAAAGCAAAGTCTATGGAATGAATACCATCTATCGTACATTCTTTCAAACGTCGATGCACAAGTCTGCAACCATCAGCTCAAGACTAGTTTCGAGCATCTCCTATAGGGTCCGACAACACGTGCTCCTCTGGTACCTCTCTGAATATGACTCCAGTGGCGGCGATCAAGTCTGGATCTTCCATCTGTGGGGGAAAGGGAAAAGGAAGGGGTGAGAACCTATATGGTTCCCAGTAAGGTAACATCGTGAAAGCGCATCTCTCTCGTGAAACTTAGAGTTTTAGCTCTATCGTAATAAGTCGCTTACTAAGTCTCTCGACTACTTCCGTATCGTGGGTTCTGACATAACTCTTTCTTGGCATCTTTCTTTGGGATCAATGCCGTTCTCACGCTATTCTCTATGACTATTATTCCTAACTTTATTATCTTATTCTAAGCTTTGGAGAaataaatcatataattttaaaaatacaaacaagaaatagagaattgaaaattaacaagaagcaGATAGCACATAGAAGAAAGAATGAACAGTAAACAATCACAATCAAATGCGCAAACaatttatgatgcatgcctgtatctaatgcaggccatgagctcatgcgtcggttgtctacccgcaacttGACGTTACTCGAGgcgaaccccgaatatggtttcTTTACCGTGTCAATCAGGAACAATGATCATCATGGGTATGTCAGTTAGGATATCTTGGCATCACGGTAGAAACaagctatcagttaggcgaacattcctgcattagcaatctcaggctatcagttaggcaggcactttcgcattagcaatttggcacaaGGCCCATTCAACATATAATGTGCTATCAGTTAGGtggacattcccgcattagcaatctcaggctatcagttaggcgagcACTTCCGCATTAGCACTTTGGCACAAAGGCCCATTCAAACAAATAGTTCTCATGATTCATTATCCATTCATggtttctcattttctttcttttcatcatgTCTCCGCAtcaccttataaatacacatacctccgcatcaccatatAACTAAgtatacctccgcatcacctttTAACTTTAAGTCTTCCTATGGACAACTTACATTCTTACTCATTTTCCTGACTTGTCTAGCCTATTACTTTCTTGATGACCAGTcttctatttaataattaatatagaaAACGAACTTAGATTCACGCAAACTTTATGTCCACGCGTTTGTATTGAACTcaagtttcattttaagtttcaaAGCATTATCATTTCCAGAACAAAAGTTATACCCATTCTATTTTGAGAGGTTTCTATTTGATTAACCAGGGACCTGGTTAACTTCCAAAGTGCACAACTAATTTTTTAGAATAGCTATGGCTTTGAAATTTAAACTAAATGAAATAGACACCATAggattttatttggttttattttcATCACAAAAGCTTTTCTACATCAGGAGATATCCATTCAGGAAATCATTGCTCTAAGTTTTGAAATCCTGTTTAGCCATTAGTGAGCAGTAAAATGTTAAAGCCTATAACTTTTAATCCATAGGTTCTAAAATTTTGAACTTTTGAGGGAACAAAATATACATCATGAGGGTCCTATCAAAACTAGTTTCACTCAATTTGGAATTTAGGATCAATACCAGTAACTCAAACAAATTACTAGAATTATCAACGAGTTTCAGAATTGCATGTCAATAAAACAATGAACCTTCCATTTTGTAAATTGCGTATTTAATTCTACAAAAATGGGATTACCCCAAAATTTAAACACAATGTTCTTTACATGCCAATATTTCAACTCTTTTTGGTTTCAACCTAAAAACTCATCAGAATCAAAAGTTGTGTAGGTTGGAAGTTGCtactaaattaattcaaaatcaGATTTTTCAGCAGAAaccatttattttcaaatatttttatcttccaaCCTACTCATCCGAAAATTCtgaaattttgataaaatgaTTTAACCTCATCAAGGATTACCAGAGAATTATTACACGATTTTTGAATGGTTAGATTTTTCCCAGAAATTTGCGCAAGTCGCTGCCTAATTTTCAGTAACCATATCGATAGAATTTGGCTTAGATTCTAACTAATCATTTTGGTTTTCTAAGCTTCTTATCATCTCTTAatcatcttcatcattatcaAACACAAACCAACATCATAGATAGCAGAAATTAATCATTTCATCATCAACAAGCATCATTCACATAAACACAAATATACAATTATACTAACCTAACCCCTACCTGAATGGAGTTCACCCTTAGCTTGTTCAAGAAATTGGTTCTAGCTTTTTCTTACTCCTTTGGTCAATTTTATATCAAACTTTGGCCAGCCCCTTCTTCACTTTCCCTTGCTCTCCTTGCTTAGCTTGATCATCTCCATGAAGATGTGTAGCTAAAGGCTTGAGGAATCATGTGAAAGTGGTGAAGATTGGAAGAACTCCCTTCTCTTCCTTGGTACACTCTAACTCTCGAACTCCTCTCTTTCTCTAACTCTCTTattatctcttctttttttttttgttcacacTTAATACTAACATGACTTATATGAAAAATGACCTGATAATAAAGGATTGGGTGATCAAAAAGAGGTATGGTTCGGTGACAATAATCAAGGGAATGCACACTTGTCTAAATGCATGTGTGTCATCATTAATTATTTCCTATGATTCATCACCCTTGGCTAATATGTGGAGGAGGTTTAGCCAGCATAAAGAGAAGAGAGTGTGGTTAATTGTGATTAAGTGGTTAATCTAGAGAGAGTGGTTTGGTTAAGGAAATATAGGTTCAGTTTAAGTTCGGCTAGATTTTAATTAAGTTAAGTGTTTTGGTTCTTTATTTTTCGTCTAGATAATCTTTCCAgtgactgatgagcagatattttatacgcattttgacattattttcatggcgatttagttatattttgttcagttttattatgttttagtaggttttggtgcaaaattcacatttttggattccactttgagttgttttgttttctgatgatttcaggtaaattttggctgaaattaaagagttttggcaaagtccaaGTTAAAGGCAAGAAaagcatagcagatgctgtcagattctaaCCTTCGTACATTCAAACGGGCATTTCTAGAGCTAAAGAGGTCCAAGTGatgcgctctcaacagcgttggaaagctaacttccagggctttccagcaatatataatagtctatgctttACTTTGGAAATAATGGCCcaaaatgggcattgaacgcccaaatcaCCCCCTGCCCGGTATTCAACGCCCCAAAAGGAGCAAgctcggcgttgaacgcccgaaaTGGACCAAATCCggtgttcaacgccccaagaggagTTTAAGCACGTGAATTCAACCCAAACACATACCAAATACTCACCAAGTAGGTccaagaagtggattttcgcaccagGAGTCCAGTTCatcttatttttgtaatccttagtcattaaatTAGTTTGGAccctttacacgtttcatatttttttctctaaatcatgagcaactaaacctcctagattAAGGATAGGAGCTTTGCTCATCtcaatggattaatattattacttttctacttcaGTAAACGTTgtgattccattctatgatgcattgtcgttcttcatccttatgaatctggggtggaactgGCATATgaacccttattctacatgagttcttgcgaaTCCTTGGCAGGAGAGTATTGAGCTATAGCTTGAGAATGCATCACATATTCCAACATgtatctgggctaattgggataagtgacataaaatctcaTCAGTCATGGGTAACTAAGGTTTttgtggcgctaaggctagaacCATAGAGCTTCATTCTCTGAtatggaagatctgaccttgtctgtggcgttttgagtaagatcatcagagattgaatgcgtgagcttcaccctcgttcagattagATGACCATTGGCATGGCGTTTGATGTGGatctgaggagattaatgaccattgGCGTGgcgttgatcacttacagccttgtcATTGAATGAATTAATCGTTGTTGAAGTAGTCCGTAAGAAGCATTAATCCGGAAGGATATGTATCttcgaagccttaactgtttctttaTATTATCTCTTTAAGAATTGTCTTGATtgctcttctttattttctttattatcttGTTTTATGCGCACTCAACAACAACTACCTTTTCTATTtgtctgactaagatctgcagaataaccactgcttgctcaatcTAACAATTctcatgggattgaccctcactcacctgaggtattacttggacgactcggtgcacttgccggtcaaGCTGTGCGGAGTTCtaaatttcgcacaccaagtttttggcgtcgttgctggggattgtttgagattGACAAACGATCGGCTGTCTTGTTCTTTAGATCAGGtactttttactgtttttctttttgtttgagtcttttgttcttgtttcttgTTAAAAGTCCCAAACTTTCTtggtttctttttcaaaaaattttcaaaaactttttcttttgtttaagtcttgtgtcaatttttaagtttggtgtctttttggttttccttttcttgagcctTTTGAAAATTGTTCTTGATTGTTCTTCATTGTGTTCGAATTgttcttgttgtttttctttgtttgatcttaaaatttttaagtttggtgcctttttatgttttttctttccaaaatttcgaaaattatagtttttgatttcaaaatctttatgtttggtgtctttttgtgtttgtctttgcaaattttcgaaaattagtgctttgatttcaaaaatttttaagtttggtgtcctattagttatctttttttgttatctttttaaatttcaaattttcttgtttatcttttcaaatctttatcttatctttttctttaaatttcaaatttatcttatcttattttaaattcaaaattttaaaattttatcttatcttacttcaaattcaattttcaaattcaaaattttaaatccaaaattctaaattctaaactttaaaataaaaattttaaatttcaaaattcaaattttagagttcaaatcttttctaaatcaaattttaaaagtttagtattttgttatcttttctttcttttgaatttcaaaatctttcttagactttctctttttaaatttgaaattttcaaaatcaaatctttggtcttaaattttaaaatcttatcttatcttgtttgacttgttcttttcaaattcaatttttcaaATCTCTGATTGactctttcttttcaaaattttaaaaattttcaaaataaaatcttttatcttattttcaaatatttttaattaattgtttgctttatcttgttttaattctaagtttggtgtttcattggtctttctttttttttcaaatttgaatttcaaaatctttagttgactttttctttttaatttttgaaatttctaattatttcttttccatttttttatttattttcgaaattaaaaaaaaaaacttattttaatTCCTGTTATTTTTGGGTatctcactgggagttctctaTACTTTAACATAGAGACCCccacttttctttgtcttttgcttgt harbors:
- the LOC140178470 gene encoding uncharacterized protein; translation: MRLTFHLPGEQNIIFKDDDLEKIVEEEEEKCTMFLEWMEANTELEACQTLTYAEFPNNLFMIEKQGNDIHAEEAINEVAKLASGHQLRKLFVMLLISNSVSKPDRVKNATWTLLVDKILYERRKTFKNQGLSMTNDELKNICLIKIEKILNSNMRSLTDYQSMPYHEVSDICLFQNKLILAYETNELTHTNLYTEQKMTHKQRLVFNEILNAVITDSGGFYFVYGHRGCSKAFICNGLSSTIRSRRKIVLNIASSRIVYLLLLGDRTDNSRFSIPITITNESTCNIKHGNLKAELLIQSSLIIWDEAPMLNKMCFERLDRTIRDLMSITHQHKTHQPFGGKVVILGGDFRQILLMILKGSRYDILSSAINSSHL